The Leptospira bouyouniensis genome contains a region encoding:
- a CDS encoding glycosyltransferase family 4 protein — protein MVKTYKIGLDARPLSTRVSGVGRLIAETLKAFPNQDKYEFFLFSHLPIHPDHKSVMELSNVHWVRGGGFLKWKGGLYYNLYIPLYLLTHRLDLFWGSQQVLPPFLPRELKAVLTYCDLVLYLYPNTMRWIAKIQQRLFQRYSVWRSSFILSISKQTSDDMCKKFGYPIHKTDVAYPGVNPIEMTKLLDTPITNRVKDLGTGYLLSVSTIEPRKNYPFLLNVYREYRKINPHHYRPWVIVGKIGWESPEFIEELIQERTLYKDIFILDSVSDSELQHVYKRAGLFVFASQYEGFGIPMVEALFHKIPCIVSDIPTFHEIGKDGVTYLPIKTKEDTKLWAESIDEFFQNPKPVEISIEDFRWENAAKITEAVFKQVLEEGE, from the coding sequence ATGGTAAAAACATATAAAATTGGTTTAGATGCAAGGCCACTTTCCACACGTGTATCTGGAGTGGGTCGCCTCATTGCGGAAACATTAAAAGCGTTTCCGAACCAAGATAAATATGAGTTTTTCCTTTTTTCACATTTGCCTATACATCCTGATCATAAGTCTGTTATGGAATTATCAAATGTACATTGGGTTAGAGGTGGGGGTTTTTTAAAATGGAAAGGTGGATTGTATTATAATCTGTACATTCCATTATATTTATTAACACATCGTTTGGATTTGTTTTGGGGATCTCAACAAGTTTTACCACCTTTTTTACCGAGAGAATTAAAAGCAGTACTTACATATTGTGATTTGGTTTTGTATTTATATCCGAATACAATGCGTTGGATTGCAAAAATCCAACAACGATTGTTCCAACGATATTCTGTATGGCGGTCTAGTTTTATACTGTCTATTTCAAAACAAACGAGTGATGATATGTGTAAAAAATTTGGGTATCCAATTCACAAAACCGATGTTGCCTACCCAGGTGTGAATCCAATTGAGATGACAAAACTTTTAGATACTCCCATCACAAACCGTGTCAAGGATTTGGGTACGGGTTACCTATTATCAGTTTCAACAATTGAACCGAGGAAAAATTATCCATTTTTACTGAATGTCTATCGTGAATACAGAAAAATAAATCCACATCACTACAGACCTTGGGTGATTGTTGGAAAAATTGGTTGGGAATCTCCCGAATTTATTGAGGAGCTCATCCAAGAAAGGACACTTTATAAAGACATATTTATTTTAGATTCTGTTTCTGATTCCGAACTGCAACATGTTTACAAACGAGCTGGTCTATTTGTTTTTGCGAGCCAATATGAAGGGTTTGGAATTCCGATGGTAGAAGCTCTATTCCATAAAATTCCCTGTATTGTTTCTGACATTCCTACATTTCATGAAATAGGAAAAGACGGAGTTACCTATTTACCTATCAAAACAAAAGAAGATACAAAACTTTGGGCTGAAAGTATTGATGAATTCTTTCAAAATCCCAAACCAGTGGAAATATCTATCGAGGATTTTCGGTGGGAAAATGCTGCAAAAATCACAGAAGCAGTATTCAAACAAGTATTAGAAGAAGGAGAGTAA
- a CDS encoding TlpA family protein disulfide reductase, with translation MNPNRNTLLIRLISSRIYLLVFLSLFFCKPEVGKDDFYQDPLPTMMGGRESLTEWKGKVIVLDFWATWCEPCAKAVPTINEWKKSVSETDFVFRGINTDTSEPIEKIKEDMTRLKMSYPTLLDKDWKMTDFYHVEGIPCVLVFDRHGKIVYRQYGLEKEDLTGLLIRSHVWASSELP, from the coding sequence ATGAATCCAAACAGAAATACTTTGTTAATCCGACTGATATCTTCCAGAATTTATCTTCTTGTTTTCCTTTCTCTCTTTTTTTGTAAACCAGAGGTAGGAAAAGATGATTTTTATCAGGATCCTCTTCCAACAATGATGGGGGGTAGAGAGAGTTTAACGGAATGGAAAGGTAAGGTGATCGTTCTCGATTTTTGGGCTACATGGTGTGAGCCCTGTGCGAAAGCAGTTCCTACAATTAACGAATGGAAAAAATCTGTTTCCGAGACTGATTTCGTTTTTCGAGGAATCAACACTGATACTTCAGAACCAATTGAAAAAATCAAAGAAGACATGACTCGGTTGAAAATGAGTTACCCCACCTTACTTGATAAAGACTGGAAAATGACTGATTTTTATCATGTAGAAGGAATCCCTTGTGTCCTTGTTTTTGATCGCCATGGCAAAATTGTATACAGACAGTACGGATTGGAAAAAGAAGACCTAACAGGGCTTTTGATTCGGTCACATGTTTGGGCATCGTCGGAATTGCCATAA
- a CDS encoding AMP-dependent synthetase/ligase, translated as MPVNLPELFQQSAEKFGNRPAFVSKDESKSYKPVTFKEVYDLGINLAEALIDLGVSAKENVALLADNRLEWIVSDYGILMAGAADVPRGTDITDSEIVYILNHCEAKVVFLENDKMLEKFQKNRSQLEFAKTLIVMDKKSTATGVLKLYDLIEKGKELRAKGSKKAEERMKAILPDDLFTIIYTSGTTGMPKGVMLKHSNMIHQTTAILGSMIDIKADERMLSILPVWHVFERVFEYLAIAAGCATYYTNVRDLRDDMKKAKPTFMASAPRLWESIYNGIYTRINDPKQTPAIRRGLFNLAYFFSKHFNAATRFLKGNQVDYVGRNPIVSLFKGIYYLTVAIVLAVPYFLLDLVVLSKIREATGGELKASVSGGGALQRHVDAFFNDIGINVLEGYGMTETSPVISVRTFKKLVQGSVGVITPETSVQIRDDLGKVLTHVDANQNLVSGKYGQRGVIHIRGPQVMKGYYKNPETTAKVLKDGWMDTGDIGMFNFKKTLTITGRAKDTVVLLGGENVEPVPIEDKLTESPFIAQCMVIGQDQKNLGAIVVPDFDQLSAWAKENGINETDKQKLIENPKVLDFYKKEIKALNNTKTGFKSFEQVTPFILITKSFEVGDELTNLFKMKRHLITEKYKDKITALYAGD; from the coding sequence ATGCCAGTCAATTTGCCCGAACTGTTCCAGCAGAGTGCTGAAAAATTTGGGAACCGTCCCGCATTCGTTAGCAAAGACGAATCAAAGTCCTATAAACCAGTTACATTCAAAGAAGTGTATGATCTTGGTATAAACTTAGCAGAAGCGCTTATCGATTTAGGTGTGAGTGCGAAAGAAAATGTAGCCTTGCTTGCTGATAACCGATTGGAATGGATTGTTTCCGATTATGGAATCCTTATGGCAGGAGCGGCTGATGTTCCGCGTGGAACAGATATTACAGATTCAGAAATTGTTTATATTCTCAACCATTGTGAAGCGAAAGTTGTTTTCCTAGAGAATGACAAAATGCTCGAAAAATTCCAAAAAAATCGCTCTCAATTGGAATTTGCAAAAACACTGATCGTGATGGATAAAAAATCCACTGCTACTGGTGTTTTGAAACTGTATGACCTGATTGAAAAGGGAAAAGAGCTGAGAGCAAAAGGATCAAAAAAAGCGGAAGAGAGAATGAAAGCCATTCTTCCTGATGATCTTTTTACGATCATTTACACTTCAGGTACGACAGGGATGCCAAAAGGGGTAATGTTAAAACACAGTAACATGATCCACCAAACCACTGCCATTCTTGGGAGTATGATTGATATCAAAGCTGACGAACGTATGTTGTCTATTCTACCTGTTTGGCACGTATTCGAAAGGGTGTTTGAATACCTAGCGATTGCGGCAGGTTGTGCCACGTATTACACCAATGTTCGTGATCTCCGCGATGATATGAAAAAAGCGAAACCAACGTTTATGGCATCAGCGCCTAGACTTTGGGAGAGTATCTATAATGGAATTTATACAAGAATTAATGATCCAAAACAAACGCCTGCTATTCGTAGAGGTCTTTTTAATTTGGCTTATTTTTTCTCAAAACACTTTAATGCTGCTACAAGGTTTTTGAAAGGAAACCAAGTTGATTATGTCGGAAGAAATCCGATTGTGTCTCTTTTTAAAGGGATCTATTATCTTACGGTTGCAATTGTTTTGGCTGTTCCCTATTTCCTTCTCGATTTAGTGGTACTTTCCAAAATTCGTGAAGCCACTGGTGGAGAACTTAAAGCATCGGTTTCTGGTGGTGGTGCTTTACAAAGGCACGTAGATGCATTCTTCAATGACATTGGAATCAATGTCCTCGAAGGGTATGGGATGACAGAAACTTCACCTGTTATTTCTGTTCGCACTTTCAAAAAACTTGTGCAAGGTTCTGTGGGTGTCATCACTCCAGAAACTTCCGTTCAAATTCGGGACGATTTGGGAAAAGTTCTCACACATGTAGATGCAAACCAGAATCTCGTATCAGGAAAATATGGCCAACGGGGTGTCATCCACATCCGTGGTCCACAAGTGATGAAAGGTTATTATAAAAACCCAGAAACAACTGCAAAAGTTCTGAAAGATGGTTGGATGGATACTGGGGATATTGGAATGTTCAATTTCAAAAAGACCCTGACGATTACAGGCCGTGCAAAAGATACAGTTGTTCTCCTCGGCGGAGAAAACGTGGAACCAGTACCGATTGAAGACAAACTCACTGAGTCTCCGTTCATTGCGCAATGTATGGTGATTGGCCAAGACCAAAAGAATTTGGGAGCCATTGTGGTGCCAGATTTTGACCAACTTTCTGCTTGGGCAAAAGAAAATGGAATCAATGAAACGGACAAACAAAAGCTCATCGAAAATCCAAAGGTTCTAGATTTCTACAAAAAGGAAATCAAGGCCTTAAATAATACAAAAACTGGATTCAAATCGTTTGAGCAAGTGACTCCATTCATCCTCATCACAAAATCTTTTGAAGTTGGTGATGAATTGACTAATCTTTTCAAAATGAAACGCCACTTGATCACTGAAAAATACAAAGACAAAATCACAGCCCTCTACGCTGGCGACTAG
- a CDS encoding LIC11631 family protein produces MNRLDGSLVSSHAGVFYPYQHQDFYAMDSLFLSPFKEEEVWDFQSISNVQLGFLGFLTLRGFIREHLDLPKIQVRGLSKQWRSYLAKENFFGKQVPFETLDFIPNLVSENEELHVSFGKKGHWKNEFHWEKKDGVSTSLFFVATNKQSEGEVAISDLMKDFLLYSQTNHYLDRAYIRKENSSYLYLNAKETNPRVFYRENPTEFPSFLFLVAELKNK; encoded by the coding sequence GTGAATCGTTTAGATGGATCCTTAGTTTCTTCCCATGCGGGTGTATTTTACCCTTACCAACACCAAGATTTTTATGCCATGGATTCCTTGTTTTTATCTCCTTTTAAAGAAGAGGAAGTTTGGGATTTCCAATCCATTTCCAATGTCCAATTGGGATTTCTCGGTTTTTTAACGTTACGAGGTTTTATCAGAGAACATTTGGATTTGCCAAAAATCCAAGTCAGGGGTCTTTCTAAACAGTGGCGGAGTTACTTGGCAAAAGAAAATTTTTTTGGAAAACAAGTCCCTTTTGAAACATTAGATTTCATTCCAAATTTGGTCAGTGAGAACGAAGAACTTCATGTTAGTTTTGGGAAAAAAGGGCATTGGAAAAATGAATTCCACTGGGAGAAAAAAGATGGAGTTTCAACATCTCTTTTTTTTGTCGCGACAAACAAACAAAGTGAAGGTGAAGTTGCGATCAGTGATTTGATGAAAGATTTTTTGTTATACTCCCAAACGAATCATTATCTAGATAGGGCATACATTCGAAAGGAAAACTCTAGTTACCTCTATTTAAATGCAAAAGAAACAAATCCACGTGTATTTTATAGAGAAAATCCTACAGAATTTCCTTCATTTTTATTTTTAGTTGCAGAGTTAAAAAACAAATAG
- a CDS encoding LON peptidase substrate-binding domain-containing protein, whose protein sequence is MFLPLHIFEPRYRMLLDFCMENGGEMGMAPYPKGYIGRGLPPIPEVVGFGHVIQKESFPDGRSNIILEGLGTAEIINLTSTEPFYIAQVSKREHERNKNVSPELKEKIEELLILTKRILLAEGAEEDLILKMNQILVHPFPVDFIASLIYFDFKTKQSILETTHLETKAELLKQVLLGLNLGE, encoded by the coding sequence ATGTTTTTGCCCTTACATATTTTTGAACCTAGGTATAGAATGTTGCTCGATTTTTGTATGGAAAATGGAGGAGAAATGGGAATGGCTCCTTATCCAAAAGGTTATATCGGAAGAGGATTACCACCCATCCCTGAAGTTGTTGGGTTTGGTCATGTCATCCAAAAAGAATCGTTTCCCGATGGAAGGTCGAATATCATCTTAGAAGGTCTTGGTACCGCGGAAATAATCAACCTCACCTCTACAGAACCTTTTTATATTGCCCAAGTATCCAAAAGAGAACATGAACGAAATAAAAATGTCTCACCGGAACTGAAAGAAAAAATCGAAGAACTTCTTATTCTCACCAAACGAATCTTACTTGCTGAGGGAGCAGAAGAAGATCTAATTTTAAAAATGAATCAAATTTTGGTTCATCCTTTCCCAGTTGATTTTATCGCTTCTTTAATCTATTTCGATTTTAAAACCAAACAAAGTATATTAGAAACTACCCATTTGGAGACAAAAGCGGAGCTACTCAAGCAAGTGTTACTTGGTCTAAATCTTGGTGAATGA
- the rfaE1 gene encoding D-glycero-beta-D-manno-heptose-7-phosphate kinase: MFKIKNSLLHQTFAKLSQIKVLVVGDLILDEYLIGSVERISPEAPVPVVWVRNEKQTLGGSGNVVQNLSSLGVKGIVFGRIGYDKAGENLETILLSNSVAKQDLVLLKSKTLPTILKTRIIASHQQVCRVDREEIVPLTKEEEADILSQLKVKIKECSAIILSDYDKGYLTPSLIQSVISLCNAENKIVTVDPQVSHFFLYQNIHIMTPNHHEAGKALGKKLVSDSEIESACREISEKLTPDAMMITRGEKGMSIYERKSNSFYHIPTVAKEVFDVTGAGDTVITTYTAFVASGMSIKEAALVSNVSAGIVVGKLGAATVTQTEIEEGLRSLGYLEE; this comes from the coding sequence TTGTTTAAAATCAAAAATTCGTTACTACACCAAACTTTTGCAAAACTTTCTCAAATCAAAGTTCTCGTGGTTGGGGATTTGATTTTGGATGAGTATCTAATTGGATCGGTAGAAAGAATTTCGCCCGAAGCACCAGTTCCTGTCGTTTGGGTTAGGAACGAAAAACAAACTTTAGGTGGATCGGGTAATGTTGTACAAAACCTTTCGTCATTAGGGGTGAAAGGGATTGTATTTGGTCGCATCGGTTATGATAAGGCTGGTGAAAATTTAGAAACCATTTTACTCTCGAATTCAGTGGCAAAACAAGATTTGGTTTTACTCAAGTCTAAAACACTACCAACCATTTTAAAAACAAGAATCATTGCCTCTCATCAACAAGTCTGCCGTGTTGACAGAGAAGAGATCGTTCCTCTCACTAAAGAAGAAGAAGCAGATATTTTATCTCAGTTAAAAGTAAAAATCAAAGAATGTTCAGCGATAATCTTATCAGATTATGATAAAGGTTATTTGACTCCATCCTTAATTCAATCTGTCATCTCTCTCTGTAATGCAGAAAATAAAATTGTGACAGTAGACCCGCAAGTGAGTCATTTTTTCCTATACCAAAATATCCATATTATGACTCCAAATCACCATGAAGCAGGGAAAGCATTGGGGAAAAAACTTGTGAGCGATTCTGAAATTGAATCGGCTTGCCGGGAAATCTCAGAAAAATTAACACCTGATGCTATGATGATCACAAGAGGGGAAAAAGGTATGTCAATTTACGAGCGTAAATCCAATTCATTTTATCATATCCCAACAGTTGCTAAAGAAGTGTTTGATGTGACAGGAGCTGGTGATACGGTCATTACCACCTATACTGCGTTCGTTGCAAGTGGAATGAGCATTAAAGAAGCGGCGTTAGTTTCAAACGTGAGTGCAGGGATTGTTGTAGGAAAATTGGGAGCTGCCACTGTCACACAGACAGAAATTGAAGAAGGGTTACGTTCACTTGGATATCTGGAGGAATGA
- the rfaE2 gene encoding D-glycero-beta-D-manno-heptose 1-phosphate adenylyltransferase: MSFFKDIQDKIIPFDSIESKRKSLEGKKIVFTNGCFDILHPGHVSYLAQARDLGDLLWIGVNSDESVRRLKGESRPINSCEDRMLVLAALSSVNFVSNFTEDTPLEILKKVKPSIHSKGGDYQVETLPEYQILKEMGADIQILPFVSGKSTTKILEKAKSPS; encoded by the coding sequence ATGAGTTTTTTTAAAGACATACAAGATAAAATCATTCCTTTTGACTCCATTGAATCCAAAAGGAAATCGTTAGAAGGGAAAAAAATAGTGTTTACCAATGGTTGTTTTGACATCCTTCATCCAGGCCATGTGAGTTACCTAGCACAAGCCCGTGATTTAGGAGACCTTCTTTGGATTGGTGTTAATTCCGATGAAAGTGTTAGGCGGTTAAAAGGTGAGTCTAGGCCCATCAATTCTTGTGAAGATAGGATGTTGGTTCTTGCAGCCTTGTCATCTGTGAATTTTGTTTCCAATTTTACGGAAGACACTCCACTCGAAATTTTAAAAAAAGTAAAACCTTCTATCCATTCCAAAGGTGGAGATTACCAAGTGGAAACCCTTCCAGAATACCAAATTTTAAAAGAGATGGGAGCGGATATTCAAATTTTGCCTTTCGTTTCGGGAAAATCCACAACCAAGATTTTAGAAAAAGCGAAATCGCCCTCCTAA
- a CDS encoding CTP synthase: MSKTRYIFITGGVSSSLGKGVTVAALGCLLEARGYTVSLQKMDPYINIDPGTMSPYQHGEVYVTEDGAETDLDLGYYERFTKSKFSRKNSVSTGQIYHAVIERERKGDYLGRTVQVVPHITNEIRNRIYNLTRDLETDFVIVEIGGTVGDIESIPFLEAIRQMRYEHGSNQVLFLHLTLVPTITAAGEAKTKPTQHSVKELLALGIQPDVLICRINKPMSKEMKNKISLFCNVKEQNVISAVDITTSIYEIPLMYREDKLDEVVLNALGMDLRKLNFSQWENMVKKIRNTKKTVKIALVGKYISLQDAYRSVYESLAHGGISNDVEVNVVKINPEDIDSKNIKEHLKGVHGVIVPGGFGERGIEGKIAAIQYARTKNIPFFGICLGMQCAVIEFARNVLGFKDANSTEFKPNVQYPVISMIEEQKEIERMGGTMRLGAYPCIIKKGSLAHSEYKSDRISERHRHRFEFTLRYKDDFEKKGMNLTGFSPDGSLAEIVEIPNHPWFVGVQFHPEFQSKPTDPHPLFAGFIKAASKLAKKSED, encoded by the coding sequence TTGTCCAAGACCAGATATATATTCATTACCGGTGGTGTTTCTTCTTCTTTAGGGAAAGGGGTTACTGTTGCCGCTCTCGGTTGTTTACTCGAAGCAAGAGGTTATACCGTCTCTTTACAAAAAATGGATCCTTATATCAACATTGACCCAGGCACAATGAGTCCCTACCAACATGGGGAAGTGTATGTCACGGAAGATGGTGCGGAAACTGATTTGGATTTAGGGTATTATGAAAGGTTTACTAAATCAAAGTTTTCAAGAAAAAATTCCGTATCCACAGGTCAAATTTACCACGCAGTCATTGAACGTGAACGGAAAGGGGATTACTTAGGAAGAACCGTACAAGTAGTCCCCCATATTACAAACGAAATACGAAATCGAATTTATAACCTAACTCGTGATTTAGAAACGGATTTTGTGATTGTGGAAATTGGTGGAACTGTTGGAGACATCGAGTCTATTCCATTTTTGGAAGCAATTAGACAAATGCGTTATGAGCACGGAAGTAATCAAGTTTTGTTTTTACATTTAACGCTTGTTCCAACAATCACTGCTGCAGGGGAAGCAAAAACCAAACCTACTCAACATTCGGTCAAAGAGTTACTCGCACTTGGTATCCAACCAGATGTTTTGATTTGTAGGATTAATAAACCAATGTCAAAAGAGATGAAAAATAAAATTTCTCTATTTTGCAATGTAAAAGAACAGAATGTAATTTCGGCTGTAGACATCACAACATCAATTTATGAAATCCCACTTATGTATAGAGAAGATAAGTTAGATGAAGTGGTTTTGAATGCTTTAGGAATGGATTTACGAAAACTCAATTTTTCCCAATGGGAAAATATGGTCAAAAAAATCAGAAATACAAAGAAGACCGTAAAAATTGCGTTAGTTGGAAAGTATATTTCACTTCAAGATGCTTATCGTTCAGTTTATGAATCTTTAGCGCATGGTGGTATATCAAATGATGTCGAAGTGAATGTTGTTAAAATTAATCCAGAAGACATTGATTCAAAAAATATCAAAGAACATTTAAAAGGTGTACATGGTGTCATAGTTCCTGGTGGGTTTGGAGAACGTGGTATTGAAGGAAAAATTGCTGCCATCCAATATGCACGAACAAAAAATATTCCATTTTTTGGAATTTGTTTAGGGATGCAGTGTGCGGTCATTGAATTTGCAAGGAATGTATTAGGATTTAAAGATGCCAATTCCACTGAATTCAAACCAAATGTACAATACCCTGTGATTTCAATGATCGAGGAACAAAAAGAAATCGAAAGAATGGGTGGAACCATGCGGCTCGGTGCTTATCCTTGTATTATAAAAAAAGGAAGCCTTGCCCATTCTGAATACAAATCTGATCGAATTTCTGAAAGGCATCGTCACCGTTTTGAGTTCACACTTCGTTATAAAGATGATTTTGAGAAAAAAGGAATGAATTTAACTGGATTCTCACCAGACGGAAGTTTGGCGGAAATAGTCGAAATACCAAACCATCCATGGTTTGTTGGTGTTCAATTCCATCCTGAATTTCAATCCAAACCAACAGATCCACATCCACTCTTTGCAGGTTTTATCAAAGCTGCATCGAAATTAGCAAAAAAATCAGAGGATTAA
- the kdsA gene encoding 3-deoxy-8-phosphooctulonate synthase, with the protein MYDLIEEREFFGKKIGGRNPFFLISGPCVMENKDLLDRVCGEMKNICDELGIVYIFKSSFDKANRSSINSYRGPGLEEGRKLLDFIKNKYNVPVLTDIHETIQVDPLKDTVDIFQIPAFLSRQTDLIAKAAETGKWVNVKKGQFMAPDDTRHIKTKIQESGSEKYMVTERGASFGYGNLVFDLRGIPMMHKHGIPIVFDGTHSAQLPGAAGNITGGLREFIPHMMRGAVSVGVEGLFMEVHPDPEKALSDATTQFPLAKAKTLLTQLLELDRLVKTKFLED; encoded by the coding sequence ATGTACGATTTGATAGAAGAAAGAGAGTTTTTTGGAAAAAAAATCGGAGGTCGTAATCCTTTTTTTCTCATCTCCGGGCCTTGTGTGATGGAAAACAAAGATCTACTCGACAGAGTTTGTGGTGAAATGAAAAACATCTGCGATGAATTAGGAATCGTATATATCTTTAAATCATCATTCGATAAAGCAAATCGATCCTCGATTAATTCATATCGAGGCCCTGGTTTAGAAGAAGGGAGAAAGTTACTTGATTTTATTAAAAACAAATACAATGTCCCAGTGCTCACAGACATCCATGAAACGATCCAAGTGGATCCATTAAAAGATACTGTTGATATTTTTCAAATCCCTGCCTTCCTAAGCCGCCAAACCGATTTGATTGCAAAAGCTGCAGAAACGGGAAAATGGGTGAATGTCAAAAAAGGCCAATTTATGGCTCCGGATGACACAAGACATATCAAAACAAAAATCCAAGAATCCGGCTCAGAAAAGTATATGGTAACGGAACGTGGTGCAAGTTTCGGTTATGGAAATTTGGTATTTGATTTACGTGGGATACCCATGATGCATAAACACGGGATCCCCATCGTATTTGATGGAACACATTCTGCCCAACTCCCCGGTGCTGCAGGTAACATAACAGGTGGTTTGCGGGAGTTTATCCCACATATGATGCGTGGAGCAGTTTCTGTTGGAGTAGAAGGATTATTTATGGAAGTTCACCCAGATCCAGAAAAAGCATTATCTGATGCAACCACGCAGTTTCCTTTGGCCAAAGCAAAAACATTACTCACTCAACTTTTAGAGTTAGATCGTTTGGTAAAAACGAAATTTTTAGAGGATTAA